In a single window of the Pontibacter russatus genome:
- a CDS encoding HYC_CC_PP family protein, translated as MKLYRQVILLTLTLLVLVSSTGMAVGLHICGGALRDITFFGAAADCPMEQEQQQETPPCHGTSDQDAADDEACCLDHKVLVERSDATSGHDTITLSKTLDIKFIAAVQAVILQFFAPQADIKPTYALYESPRWPATSRCWCSPSFYNLTAVGATVAC; from the coding sequence ATGAAATTATACCGCCAGGTCATCTTGCTTACCCTCACGCTGCTGGTGCTCGTCTCGTCGACAGGCATGGCGGTGGGCTTGCATATATGCGGCGGTGCCTTGCGCGACATTACTTTCTTCGGTGCCGCCGCCGATTGCCCGATGGAGCAGGAGCAACAGCAGGAAACCCCGCCATGCCATGGAACCAGTGATCAGGACGCAGCCGATGACGAGGCTTGCTGCCTGGACCACAAAGTGCTGGTGGAGCGCTCGGACGCTACTTCCGGGCACGATACGATTACGCTCAGCAAAACCCTTGACATCAAGTTTATCGCCGCCGTGCAGGCTGTCATCCTGCAGTTTTTTGCCCCTCAGGCGGATATAAAACCCACGTACGCACTTTACGAATCCCCCCGCTGGCCCGCGACATCCCGGTGCTGGTGCAGTCCTTCCTTCTATAACCTTACCGCTGTAGGTGCCACCGTGGCATGCTGA
- a CDS encoding efflux RND transporter permease subunit encodes MIEKLISFSLRNRVFVLLVSAVLFGWGLYSVQTNKVDAIPDLSENQVIVFTEWMGRSPQIIEDQVTYPLVTNLQGLPEVKYVRGTSMFGMSFIYIIFEDDTDVYWARSRVLERLNSLANALPDGVTPTLGPDGTGVGHVLWYTLDAPGVDLGEQRAIQDWYVKFALQNVDGVSEVASFGGFQKQYEVTVDPNKLTYYNITIPQVIQAVRANNNEAGGRKFERSDIGYIIKTTGYLESAEEIENIAITTSNTIPVRVQDVATVQMTGESRLGIFDLNGEGEAVGGIVVMRYGENAAEVIENVKEKMAEVSKGLPEGVAFNIVYDRSGLINESIDSVKTTLIEEMVVASAIVFLFLFHWRIALVIIIQLPLSVSIGFILLNAFDISSNIMSLTGIALSIGVIVDDAIVMVENSYRHLAEASRKNFE; translated from the coding sequence ATGATCGAGAAGTTAATATCCTTTTCGCTGCGCAACCGTGTATTTGTGCTGCTTGTGTCAGCCGTCCTGTTCGGCTGGGGCCTGTATTCGGTGCAGACAAACAAAGTAGACGCCATCCCCGACCTGTCGGAGAACCAGGTCATCGTGTTCACCGAGTGGATGGGCCGAAGCCCCCAGATCATCGAGGACCAGGTGACCTATCCGCTCGTGACCAACCTGCAGGGCCTGCCCGAGGTGAAGTATGTGCGGGGCACCTCCATGTTCGGGATGAGCTTTATCTACATCATTTTTGAGGACGACACCGACGTGTACTGGGCGCGCTCGCGGGTACTGGAGCGTTTAAACTCGCTGGCCAACGCGCTGCCGGATGGCGTCACGCCAACACTTGGTCCGGACGGCACCGGTGTGGGCCATGTGCTCTGGTATACCCTCGACGCCCCCGGCGTAGACCTGGGCGAGCAGCGCGCCATCCAGGACTGGTACGTGAAGTTTGCGCTGCAGAACGTGGACGGCGTGAGCGAGGTGGCCTCTTTCGGCGGCTTTCAGAAGCAGTACGAGGTGACGGTGGACCCCAACAAACTCACCTATTACAACATCACCATTCCGCAGGTGATACAGGCGGTGCGGGCCAACAACAACGAGGCGGGCGGCCGCAAGTTCGAGCGCTCCGACATCGGCTATATCATCAAAACCACAGGTTACCTCGAGTCGGCAGAAGAGATCGAAAACATCGCCATCACCACCAGCAACACCATCCCGGTGCGCGTGCAGGACGTGGCCACGGTGCAGATGACGGGCGAGAGCCGCCTCGGCATCTTCGACCTGAACGGCGAGGGCGAGGCGGTGGGCGGCATTGTGGTGATGCGCTACGGGGAAAACGCCGCCGAGGTGATCGAGAACGTGAAAGAGAAAATGGCCGAAGTGTCCAAAGGCTTGCCGGAGGGCGTGGCGTTCAACATCGTCTACGACCGCAGCGGCCTCATCAACGAAAGCATCGACTCCGTGAAAACCACACTCATTGAGGAGATGGTCGTCGCTTCCGCCATCGTCTTTCTGTTCCTGTTCCACTGGCGCATTGCGCTGGTCATCATCATTCAGTTGCCGCTGTCCGTTTCCATCGGCTTTATCCTGCTCAACGCCTTCGACATCTCCTCCAACATCATGTCCCTCACAGGCATCGCCCTCTCCATCGGTGTGATTGTGGATGACGCGATTGTGATGGTGGAGAACTCTTACCGGCACCTGGCGGAGGCGAGCAGGAAGAATTTTGAATGA
- a CDS encoding four helix bundle protein, which translates to MSDLDRIPKEQFVEQFRQRTKKLALDVIRFSQSLPKTEEANVMKRQLLRSATSVGANYRAACRARSSAEFYSKISIVIEEADETLFWLELLEESGSTSKSATAPLVKEATEILSVLAKARKNTIR; encoded by the coding sequence ATGAGTGATTTAGATAGGATACCTAAGGAGCAGTTTGTGGAGCAGTTCCGGCAGCGCACTAAAAAGTTGGCACTTGACGTCATCCGCTTCAGCCAAAGTTTGCCTAAAACGGAAGAAGCAAATGTCATGAAGCGGCAGTTGTTGCGCTCCGCCACCTCAGTAGGTGCCAACTACAGAGCCGCCTGCCGCGCCAGGTCGTCGGCAGAATTTTACTCTAAGATAAGTATAGTCATAGAAGAAGCAGATGAGACGCTGTTCTGGCTGGAATTACTGGAAGAATCAGGTTCTACAAGTAAGTCAGCTACAGCACCATTAGTGAAAGAGGCAACAGAAATCCTATCGGTGCTGGCGAAAGCCAGAAAGAATACCATCCGGTAA
- a CDS encoding SDR family oxidoreductase: MENKPLQNKVTVVTGSSSGIGEGIALAMGRAGARVVINYRSNEQSARELKSQLEEAGCQALVVQADVSNPEDVDRLFKTAIATFGTVDILVNNAGIQRDAPFLEMSLEEWNKVIDTNLTGHFLCAQAAAREFVKRKVQPGERKAAGHILFISSVHDIIPWAGHVNYATAKGGVQMLMKTLAQELAPSKIRVNGISPGAIKTEINRSVWESEEGLKGMLSLIPYGRIGEPEDIAKVAVWLATDEADYITGTTIYVDGGMTLYPAFSDNG; this comes from the coding sequence ATGGAAAACAAGCCTCTGCAGAACAAGGTAACCGTGGTTACCGGTTCCAGTTCCGGTATCGGGGAGGGCATTGCCCTTGCCATGGGCCGCGCCGGTGCCAGAGTAGTCATCAATTACCGTTCCAACGAGCAATCGGCCCGGGAACTGAAAAGCCAACTGGAGGAGGCGGGGTGCCAGGCACTGGTGGTGCAGGCCGACGTCTCCAACCCCGAAGACGTGGACAGGCTCTTTAAGACCGCTATCGCCACCTTCGGCACCGTCGACATCCTGGTGAACAACGCCGGGATACAGCGCGACGCGCCTTTCCTGGAGATGTCGCTGGAGGAATGGAACAAAGTGATCGACACTAACCTGACGGGCCACTTTTTGTGCGCGCAGGCGGCGGCCAGGGAGTTTGTAAAGCGGAAGGTGCAGCCCGGTGAGCGGAAAGCAGCGGGCCATATCCTCTTCATCAGCTCGGTGCATGACATCATTCCGTGGGCGGGCCACGTGAACTATGCCACGGCCAAAGGCGGGGTGCAGATGCTGATGAAAACGCTGGCACAGGAGCTGGCGCCCAGCAAAATCAGGGTGAACGGCATCTCGCCCGGCGCCATCAAAACGGAGATAAACAGGAGCGTGTGGGAAAGCGAGGAAGGCCTGAAAGGCATGCTCTCGCTCATCCCCTACGGGCGCATAGGTGAGCCGGAAGACATTGCGAAGGTGGCGGTGTGGCTGGCGACAGACGAGGCCGACTATATCACCGGCACCACTATCTACGTAGACGGCGGCATGACGCTCTACCCGGCCTTCAGCGACAATGGTTAA